Proteins from one Primulina huaijiensis isolate GDHJ02 chromosome 18, ASM1229523v2, whole genome shotgun sequence genomic window:
- the LOC140964437 gene encoding protein BASIC PENTACYSTEINE6-like: MDESGQHENGRNKPPQGQWLMQHHQPSIKQIMAIMTERDAAIQERNLALSEKKAALTERDVAILQRDAAIAERNNAIIERDKAIAALQFREHAMNNGNLSPCHPGCQIARGIKHVHHPQQHIHHPPQQLIPHQAPYNTRDSHVTTDTVPSSPVALDPARTRRTKRPKEAKPATPAKKTSKSLKKVKKEGEDLDKTMSAKPEEWNGGLDMGSGSDDLNRQLGASKPDWKDQGLGLNQVAFDETTMPVPICSCTGVFRPCYKWGSGGWQSSCCTTNLSMYPLPAVPNKRHARVGGRKMSGSAFTKLLGRLAAEGHDLSNPVDLKDNWAKHGTNRYITIK; encoded by the exons ATGGATGAAAGTGGGCAGCATGAAAATGGGAGGAACAAGCCTCCTCAGGGTCAG TGGTTGATGCAGCATCATCAGCCATCCATCAAACAAATAATGGCGATTATGACTGAAAGAGATGCCGCTATTCAAGAACGTAACCTAGCCCTTTCAGAAAAAAAGGCCGCCTTAACAGAAAGAGATGTGGCTATTTTACAGCGAGATGCAGCAATAGCAGAACGAAACAATGCCATAATCGAGAGAGACAAAGCAATTGCCGCTCTCCAATTCCGAGAACATGCTATGAACAATGGTAACTTATCTCCATGCCATCCAGGATGCCAAATTGCACGAGGAATAAAACACGTGCACCATCCACAGCAACACATACATCATCCTCCTCAGCAGCTCATACCTCATCAAGCTCCATACAATACAAGGGATTCACACGTGACGACTGATACTGTTCCATCATCACCAGTTGCTCTTGATCCGGCAAGAACCCGCCGTACGAAACGTCCAAAGGAGGCAAAACCGGCTACCCCAGCCAAGAAAACTTCAAAATCTTTGAAAAAGGTTAAAAAGGAAGGTGAGGATCTTGATAAAACCATGTCTGCAAAGCCTGAGGAATGGAATGGTGGGCTGGATATGGGCAGTGGCAGTGACGACCTTAACAGGCAGCTAGGGGCTTCAAAGCCCGATTGGAAGGATCAGGGCCTGGGATTGAACCAGGTTGCTTTTGACGAAACAACCATGCCGGTTCCCATCTGTTCTTGCACCGGGGTTTTTAGGCCGTGCTACAAGTGGGGTAGTGGAGGTTGGCAATCTTCATGCTGCACCACGAATTTGTCGATGTATCCTCTCCCAGCAGTGCCTAATAAGAGACATGCTCGAGTTGGTGGTCGAAAAATGAGTGGCAGTGCATTTACGAAGCTGCTCGGCCGCCTTGCTGCCGAAGGCCACGATTTATCAAATCCGGTTGATCTCAAAGACAATTGGGCGAAGCATGGGACGAACCGTTACATTACCATCAAATAA